The Cicer arietinum cultivar CDC Frontier isolate Library 1 chromosome 1, Cicar.CDCFrontier_v2.0, whole genome shotgun sequence genome contains the following window.
ACTACTTGCAGGATCAAGGGAATTAGTTGTTTTGTCTGAAGAAAAGCGTGAGACATACTGCACCCTACTTCATAGTTACTCAACCGTGTTATTTAATGCCTTTGATTCAGTTTTGGATGTAAGTGCTGACAGATGCCTCCCTGGTCCTGATATACACATTGGAGGTGATTGcacttttttaatttagttcaaCATTTTCATATACATAcactttctttgttttttcgAGAATTTTATTCGTATTTTTTTAAGTGGTACTCCTCTTAAATAGCTGTCTTATGAGCTCATGGTTGACATTTAATAACTTTTTGGATTAAatatgcatattataatgaaattattataatatgcatTTTTATCCTGTTCAGTCtctcatttttaaataaatcattgaATTGAATCTGTTTTGTTCCTTGTGACTTTATTATTGTATCTTCACATTACTGatttattttttgcttttgGAGCTGATATACAGTAAAGGGCTTGCAGATTCTGGCAATGTTTCATTTAGATGTTTTTCCAATACCAAAATCAACATTTGAgaatattttgaagaaattcATGTCAATTATCATAGAGGGTTTCAACAGAACAGTACTATGGAATGCCGCATTGAAAGCGTTATTTCATATTGGCTCGTTTGTTCAAAACTTTAGTGAGTCTGAAAAAGCTATGAGCTACAGGAGTTTTGTTGTAGACAAAACTATGGAACTGCTGTCTCTTGATGATATTGCTCTGCCCTTTTCACTTAAAGTAGAAGCATTATCTGATATAGGCATGACTGGCATGAAAAACATGCTAACAATTCTTCAAGGGTTGGAAGGAGCTCTATTTGCCAATCTATCTGaggtctatttttgtttctataataatttcattataCTATCCGTTGTGTTCAAGGCATCATGAAATATGTCATCTCACTTTTAGAAAGTTCTTGGGTTTATTTTGTCGCTGCCTGCCTTTTATCCTTATTATAATCGTAAtgtgtttttactttttttggATATTAACTTTCTGGTATTTGGTCATCTAGGTTCATAGAAATTTAAAGTCTTCTGAAATTGCTGCTCAGCTTTTGGAGTGCTATTCTTGCAAGTTACTTCCATGGTATTTGACTTTTCAGGGCTGACATATtactttaattttgttgtgACCATATGGATTTTCTTTACTATGATATGATAATAGCTGATATTTTGTATTTGAAATAATGGATAACGGATAGACTAACAGCGCTTTCAGTTTATCAACTGTTTGCCATATAATGTTATTCTCTGTTTGCAAGGAGCAGGGATGATTCACACCTGACAATTTTTTTGATGTATCTGATATTTTTGAATTGAATCCGGGCAGGATCCATGAAAACGGAGGTGCAGAGGAATCCATAGTGCAATTTACTGTGGAGATTTGGAGCCAAGCAGGAAATTGCATGGATTTTAATTCTCCATTTGAGGAAAAGGTAAATCTAACAGTGACACTTATGTATTAATcttcttaattattttatgaatatcGTTAAATACCTATACCTATTATTTTAGAAATGCAACTAAATAAACAATCCAAGCAGCAATGGTGATTTTTCCTGCTTGTACTGCAGGGTCTTCTTGATTCAATGATGAAAGCATTGAAAGTTTCTGTTGGGTGTTGCTCTGTAGAGAGTCAAAATGCTATAATTCAAAAAGCTTACAGTATTCTATCGTCACATACCAAATTTCAGCTTAATGATGTAGGAAGATTGCCATTAACTCCCGGAGCATATGACATTTCTCCTAGGGATGAAGGGatacttttattatttgcatCTGTAATTATTGCACTTCGCCCCAAAACACACATTCCAAATATAGGAGGGCTTCTGCAACTTTTTATAATAACCCTGCTCAAGGGTGTTGTTCCAGTTGCACAGGCTTTGGGTTCTATGGTCAACAAACTCATTCCAAAATCCAATGGTGCAGAGAAGTCTGGTGAATTTCCCTTGGAAGAAGCTCTTGATATTATTTTCAACACCAAAATATGGTTTTCTAGTACTGATATGTTGCAGAGATGTAATGGATCAAGTAATGGGAGTGAAATGGTTCTTACTGATTTATGCCTGGGTATCACAAATGATAGATTGCTTCAAACCAATGCTATTTGTGGGCTTGCATGGATTGGAAAAGGTTTGCTGCTGCGTGGTCATGAAAAGATTAAAGACATCACTATGATATTTATAGAGTGCTTAATGTCAGACAGAAAGAGTTCATTGCCTTTGATTGAAGGTTCACTAGCAAGTACTGAAGAGCAGAAATCGGATCCTTTGCCAAGGAAATGTGCTGCGGATGCTTTTCATATTCTTATGAGTGATGCCGAAGTTTGTTTGAATAGAAAATTTCATGCCACAATACGGCCTCTATATAAGCAGAGGTTTTTCTCTACCATATTGCCCATCTTTCAGCAGCTGATCACAAGATCTGATTCGCCATTGTCCAGGTAGGTGTACTGTTCTCTCTCAAAATGAAAACTATTTCCCCATTTGTGAGTAgcttattctaaaaaaaatactttgaaCGGTACCTTTTTAACTGTGTCTATTGTCTTAAGTCCATATACATAAACAATGCAGTATTACTAAATTGCCAAAGAGCTGTAACAGAGCTATTTTGACTTGTAGTTGTGCTATGTGTTGTCTCCCTTCACCTCCCAAATGtttaaatttctatttctaCAATTTCAGATCTTTTCTGTATCGAGCTTTTGCACA
Protein-coding sequences here:
- the LOC101495813 gene encoding MMS19 nucleotide excision repair protein homolog isoform X2, which translates into the protein MVTGSDAKAIAQSFLQYLQVQSLGHYDRKLCFELLDFLLEHHADAVASLEEDLIYGICEAIDAEKDPECLMLAFHIVESLARLYPDPSGLLASFASDVFDILAPYFPIHFTHPSSGDTHVQRDDLSKILMSAFSSTPLFEPFVIPLLLEKLSSSLHSAKIDSLQYLRVCSSKYGAERIAKYAGAIWSSLKDTLYTYLAEPDLSFTLPINGIGFPENEVVIEALSLLQQLIVQNNSQLVSLIIDDEDVNFIINSIASYETYDTISVQEKKKLHAIGRILYITVKASISSCNAVFQSLFLRMMDNLGIPVSNIDGLQNSAIFTSQNVKFGFLYLCIELLAGSRELVVLSEEKRETYCTLLHSYSTVLFNAFDSVLDVSADRCLPGPDIHIGVKGLQILAMFHLDVFPIPKSTFENILKKFMSIIIEGFNRTVLWNAALKALFHIGSFVQNFSESEKAMSYRSFVVDKTMELLSLDDIALPFSLKVEALSDIGMTGMKNMLTILQGLEGALFANLSEVHRNLKSSEIAAQLLECYSCKLLPWIHENGGAEESIVQFTVEIWSQAGNCMDFNSPFEEKGLLDSMMKALKVSVGCCSVESQNAIIQKAYSILSSHTKFQLNDVGRLPLTPGAYDISPRDEGILLLFASVIIALRPKTHIPNIGGLLQLFIITLLKGVVPVAQALGSMVNKLIPKSNGAEKSGEFPLEEALDIIFNTKIWFSSTDMLQRCNGSSNGSEMVLTDLCLGITNDRLLQTNAICGLAWIGKGLLLRGHEKIKDITMIFIECLMSDRKSSLPLIEGSLASTEEQKSDPLPRKCAADAFHILMSDAEVCLNRKFHATIRPLYKQRFFSTILPIFQQLITRSDSPLSRSFLYRAFAHVMSDTPLIVIVNEAKKLIPVLLDCLSLLTEDIEDKDILYGLLLVLSGILTEKNGQEAVIENAHIIINCLIKLVDYPQKTLVRETAIQCLVALSMLPHARIYPLRTQVLRAIPKCLDDTKRSVRREAVKCRQAWASITSSRSLRF